One window of the Benincasa hispida cultivar B227 chromosome 3, ASM972705v1, whole genome shotgun sequence genome contains the following:
- the LOC120074365 gene encoding probable WRKY transcription factor 13 has product MGSSASEAQEIMVSLLQADQVAAAANAAAISTNFISWPENNNVNNINFVQQSLKPFFFSTHQYSSHQHQQQSLFPFCPSTTTPSYLLSSQNTPSPSSLWDEMESFMRGRNGIGNYGGDGDDNDDRKPQLRISTLKMKRIKGRKKVREPRFSFKTMTDVDVLDDGYKWRKYGQKIVKNTLHPRSYYRCTEENCKVKKRVERLADDPRMVITTYEGRHAHSPSDHNVEDSIMCHLPSSHLTNFFC; this is encoded by the exons atgggGTCATCAGCGTCGGAGGCTCAAGAGATAATGGTGAGTCTATTGCAAGCAGATCAAGTGGCGGCCGCCGCCAACGCCGCCGCTATAAGCACCAATTTCATTTCTTGGCCGGAAAACAACAACGTCAACAATATTAACTTTGTTCAACAATCCTTAAAACCCTTCTTCTTCAGTACTCACCAATATTCctctcatcaacatcaacaacaaTCCCTTTTCCCGTTTTGCCCCTCAACTACCACTCCCTCCTATCTCCTTTCCTCTCAAAACACACCCTCTCCTTCCTCTCTCTG GGATGAAATGGAGAGTTTCATGAGAGGGAGAAATGGGATTGGAAATTATGGTGGTGACGGCGATGACAACGACGATCGAAAGCCTCAGTTGAGGATTTCGAcgttgaagatgaagaggataaaaggaagaaagaaagtgaGAGAGCCGAGATTCAGCTTCAAAACCATGACGGatgtggatgttcttgacgATGGTTACAAATGGAGAAAGTATGGCCAAAAAATTGTCAAGAACACCCTCCATCCAAG GAGTTACTATCGTTGCACAGAAGAGAATTGCAAGGTAAAGAAAAGAGTAGAAAGATTAGCAGACGATCCAAGAATGGTGATAACAACATATGAAGGAAGACATGCTCATTCACCTTCAGATCATAATGTAGAAGACTCCATTATGTGTCACTTACCCTCCTCCCATCTCACCAATTTCTTCTGCtag